The Cydia splendana chromosome Z, ilCydSple1.2, whole genome shotgun sequence genome window below encodes:
- the LOC134804886 gene encoding neuronal calcium sensor 2 isoform X2: MGCFVSKDKLTKEDMDFLKTHTSYDETTIKEWYKGFKQDCPNGRLTPAKFVDMYKMFFPSGNAVEFCDHVFRTFDMDKNGYIDFKEFLQAIHVTSSGTPEEKLKWAFRMYDVDGNGVIDIQEMTKIVQAIYDMLGACSSNRPADSAEERAKNIFAKMDENNDGQLTQDEFLKGCLQDEELSKMLAP; encoded by the exons ATGGGCTGTTTCGTCAGCAAAGATAAACTCACCAAGGAAGACATGGACTTCCTCAAAACGCACACATCTTACGATGAGACTACCATCAAGGAGTGGTACAAAGGTTTTAAG CAAGACTGTCCGAACGGGAGGCTGACGCCGGCAAAATTCGTCGATATGTACAAGATGTTCTTTCCATCTGGAAATGCAGTCGAATTCTGTGATCATGTGTTCCGCACATTCGACATGGACAAGAACGGCTATATAGATTTTAAG GAATTTCTGCAGGCGATTCACGTTACATCGAGTGGCACGCCTGAAGAAAAGCTTAAATGGGCCTTCCGCATGTATGATGTGGATGGCAACGGAGTCATTGACATCCAGGAGATGACCAAAATTGTTcag GCAATCTACGATATGCTCGGCGCATGTTCGAGTAACCGCCCCGCCGACTCCGCCGAAGAGCGTGCCAAGAACATCTTCGCTAAAATGGACGAAAACAATGATGGCCAGCTCACGCAAGACGAGTTCCTCAAAGGCTGTCTCCAGGACGAAGAGCTCTCCAAGATGCTGGCCCCTTAA